A portion of the Synergistaceae bacterium genome contains these proteins:
- the pgsA gene encoding CDP-diacylglycerol--glycerol-3-phosphate 3-phosphatidyltransferase, which yields MRPKIFNVPNTLSLIRVFLAPLVLLFLSLRISKPLYEGLPGVSWGDALAAAVFIIASITDAFDGYIARRYKLVTTLGKFIDPLADKVLVIAAMLALIELGRLPAWIVMVIITREFIVTGLRLVAAAEGVVIAASKGGKLKTVCQIIALIMLILNIPGGMMLMWLAMILTVWSGMDYLIKGSAIITG from the coding sequence ATGCGGCCTAAAATCTTTAACGTTCCCAACACATTAAGCCTGATACGCGTCTTCCTCGCGCCTCTCGTTCTGCTGTTCCTGTCGCTCAGGATAAGCAAGCCTCTGTACGAGGGGCTTCCCGGCGTGAGCTGGGGTGATGCGCTGGCAGCGGCAGTGTTCATCATTGCGTCGATAACCGATGCGTTCGATGGGTACATTGCGCGCAGATACAAGCTGGTTACCACGCTGGGGAAGTTCATTGACCCGCTCGCGGACAAGGTGCTCGTGATTGCGGCGATGCTGGCACTTATCGAGCTCGGCCGGCTTCCTGCGTGGATCGTCATGGTGATAATCACGCGTGAATTTATCGTTACCGGCTTGAGGCTCGTTGCGGCGGCTGAAGGCGTCGTGATAGCTGCGTCGAAGGGCGGGAAGCTCAAGACAGTATGCCAGATAATCGCGCTCATCATGCTCATCCTGAACATACCCGGCGGAATGATGCTGATGTGGCTGGCGATGATATTGACGGTCTGGAGCGGAATGGATTACCTGATTAAGGGCAGTGCGATAATCACAGGATAA
- a CDS encoding DnaJ domain-containing protein, with product MKYKDYYQILGISRDAKPDEIRKAYRKLAKQYHPDVNKEPGAEERYKEINEAYEVLKDPEKRQRYDMIDPNMQSGQDFTPPPGWGQGGGFQHVEFGGDFSDFFQTLFGGAGGQFGGFRDIFGGGGYQRPVSKDTEAEITMSLEQILKAGDVTLTLNGRQIKAHLPKGIKDGTKITLPGKSERGGDVKLTIHAAPHDTFTLDGYDLTRDVKVPVWDAVLGKKISVQTLEGNVSVTMPPGIQDGQKLRLRGKGLPKRDGTNGDMYVRIRVELPRHLNSKQNELWQQLAELG from the coding sequence ATGAAGTACAAAGATTATTACCAGATACTAGGAATATCGAGAGACGCAAAGCCTGACGAGATTCGCAAAGCCTACCGAAAGCTCGCCAAGCAGTATCACCCCGATGTGAACAAAGAGCCCGGCGCAGAAGAACGCTACAAGGAGATTAATGAAGCCTACGAGGTTCTGAAAGACCCCGAGAAACGACAGCGTTACGACATGATAGACCCGAACATGCAGAGCGGCCAAGACTTCACGCCACCGCCCGGCTGGGGGCAGGGAGGCGGCTTTCAGCACGTAGAGTTCGGCGGGGACTTCAGCGACTTCTTCCAGACGTTGTTTGGCGGAGCAGGCGGACAGTTCGGAGGGTTCAGGGATATTTTCGGCGGAGGAGGCTACCAGCGTCCCGTGAGCAAGGACACGGAGGCCGAGATTACGATGTCCCTTGAGCAGATACTCAAGGCCGGAGACGTTACCCTTACGCTCAACGGCAGGCAGATCAAGGCGCACCTCCCGAAGGGTATAAAGGACGGCACGAAGATCACGCTTCCCGGAAAGTCAGAACGCGGCGGCGACGTGAAGCTGACGATACACGCGGCACCTCACGACACGTTCACGCTCGACGGCTATGACCTCACGCGCGACGTGAAAGTCCCTGTGTGGGACGCAGTTCTCGGCAAGAAGATAAGCGTCCAGACGCTCGAAGGTAACGTCTCAGTTACGATGCCTCCAGGCATTCAGGACGGCCAGAAGCTGAGGCTGAGGGGCAAGGGACTCCCGAAACGCGACGGCACTAACGGAGACATGTACGTTCGGATACGCGTAGAACTTCCCCGCCACCTCAACAGTAAGCAGAATGAATTATGGCAACAGCTTGCGGAATTGGGGTAA
- a CDS encoding polysaccharide biosynthesis protein, protein MNRLKDSWRRLSGKGWAIALLDFVLLAMAVYLGYALRLGIVVPRYLPDCRAVMLTLPLVCVTVFALFGQYRTMWQHAGTEDYNKFLWLYIVSILAFLLINGILKIAVFPRVSFTIALFAGMFLCGGLRVSWLMAKSIHSRPKGLKAIIFGAGEAGAFLARDLMRNPSELYPAGFVDDDVSKIGRYVSGLKVMGSSADLREIVSREGIEVVLIAIPSAAGQKIRRIYDTLAPLNVQVRILPSLRELAGGTVSVSRLRKVRLEDLLGREPVRIDLDPSMNYIQGRRVLITGAGGSIGSEIVRQVLHNKPSEIIALGHGEQSIYLLLESLNTDIPVYPVIADVADETAIRSVFTEHSPQVIFHAAAHKHVPLMEFCPREAMRVNDLGTRTIARTAGEFNAQRMVMISTDKAVNPSSIMGATKRLAEKILEREQRTYPETKYMAVRFGNVLGSRGSVIPKFEAQIAAGGPVTVTHPDMKRYFMLIPEAVSLVIQAGALGHGGELFVLDMGEPVVIKDMAELLIRLCGYEPYKDIDIVFSGIRPGEKLYEELFYDENAVHGTLHPKIFVSNIKSGQNDTPPNLDEMLANALNNPSEALAVLKQLVPEYQ, encoded by the coding sequence ATGAACCGCCTCAAAGACTCGTGGCGCAGACTTTCGGGCAAGGGCTGGGCGATAGCTCTGCTGGACTTCGTGCTTCTGGCTATGGCGGTGTACTTGGGTTACGCGCTGAGGCTCGGCATAGTCGTTCCCCGCTACCTCCCGGACTGCCGGGCCGTAATGCTCACGCTCCCGCTGGTATGTGTAACGGTCTTCGCGCTGTTCGGGCAGTACCGCACGATGTGGCAGCACGCGGGCACTGAGGACTACAACAAATTCCTGTGGCTGTACATAGTCTCGATACTCGCCTTCCTCCTAATCAACGGCATCCTGAAGATCGCGGTCTTTCCGCGCGTGTCGTTCACGATAGCTTTATTCGCTGGAATGTTCCTGTGCGGAGGCCTGAGGGTCTCGTGGCTGATGGCCAAGTCCATACACTCGCGCCCTAAGGGGCTGAAAGCAATAATCTTCGGGGCGGGCGAGGCAGGAGCATTCCTTGCGCGCGACCTTATGCGCAACCCGTCGGAACTTTACCCGGCAGGCTTCGTTGACGATGATGTCAGCAAGATAGGCCGGTACGTTTCGGGCTTGAAGGTTATGGGGAGTTCCGCAGACCTCAGGGAGATAGTCAGCCGCGAGGGAATAGAGGTAGTGCTCATCGCGATACCGAGTGCGGCAGGGCAGAAGATTCGCCGCATCTACGACACTCTTGCTCCGCTGAATGTTCAGGTACGGATACTTCCGAGCCTCAGGGAACTTGCTGGCGGGACTGTGTCGGTCTCCCGTCTGCGCAAAGTCAGGCTCGAGGACTTGCTGGGCAGAGAACCCGTGCGCATAGACCTTGACCCGTCGATGAACTACATTCAGGGCAGGAGAGTTCTCATCACAGGAGCTGGCGGCTCAATCGGCAGCGAGATAGTCCGGCAGGTTCTGCACAACAAGCCCTCAGAGATTATCGCGCTCGGACACGGCGAACAGTCCATATACCTGCTGCTTGAGAGCCTGAACACGGACATTCCCGTGTATCCTGTGATTGCTGATGTTGCCGACGAGACGGCTATACGTTCGGTGTTCACTGAACACAGCCCGCAGGTCATCTTCCACGCGGCGGCACACAAGCATGTTCCGCTGATGGAGTTCTGCCCGCGCGAAGCTATGAGGGTCAATGACTTGGGCACGCGGACGATTGCCCGGACAGCCGGAGAGTTCAACGCCCAGCGCATGGTGATGATTTCCACCGACAAGGCCGTGAACCCATCAAGCATAATGGGAGCGACGAAGCGTCTTGCGGAGAAAATCCTCGAGCGCGAGCAGAGGACTTACCCCGAGACAAAGTACATGGCGGTGCGTTTCGGGAATGTTCTCGGGAGCAGGGGAAGCGTCATCCCGAAGTTCGAGGCACAGATAGCGGCAGGCGGCCCTGTAACTGTTACGCACCCCGACATGAAACGCTACTTCATGCTGATTCCTGAGGCAGTGAGCCTCGTGATTCAGGCGGGAGCACTCGGGCACGGCGGTGAACTCTTCGTGCTCGACATGGGAGAACCCGTAGTGATTAAGGACATGGCGGAGCTGTTGATTCGTCTGTGCGGTTACGAGCCCTACAAGGACATCGACATTGTGTTCTCGGGGATAAGGCCGGGCGAGAAGCTCTACGAGGAACTGTTCTACGACGAGAACGCCGTTCACGGTACGCTTCACCCGAAAATTTTCGTGAGTAACATTAAGTCCGGGCAGAACGACACTCCTCCCAACCTTGACGAGATGCTGGCGAACGCGCTCAACAATCCATCCGAAGCATTAGCCGTCCTGAAGCAGTTAGTGCCTGAGTACCAGTAA